From the genome of Gimesia chilikensis:
GTGCGGCTGTTGAAGTATTCGCCTGCAGCGAGTTTGATATCTTCGCGGATCTCTTCTTCCGAAAAGATGCGATTGCCTTCAATCATGATGTCGCGAATTTTGTAACGTTTGCCTTCGTTGATCGTATATTCGACCTGCACGCGGGATTTATCTTTGTTGTAACCGACTTTTTCATCGATTTTGACATCAAAGAATCCCAGGCCATTGTAGTACTGTTTGAGAGAAATCAGGTCGTCCTGAATCGTGGCAGGATCATACTTACCGCCGAAGAAGCTCATTCCCAGCGGTGCTTTTTTCGTCTGCAGTTTGGTCTTCAGCACGCCGTCGCTGACGAACTTATTACCGCGGAACTTAATACCGGAAACCACGACTTTGGGGCCTTCTTTGATTTCAAAGATGACTTCGCGGTCATTGGGGTCTCCCCCTTTGAGCAGTTTCACTTCAGCGAACCGGTAACCCCGTTCGACGTAGAGCTGCTTGATACGGTTAACGGATTCCTGGTTGGCAGCAATATCGAAAGGCGAACCCACCTTCAAACCGGTGGTTGCCTGCAGGCGTTTGATTTTGATTTTTTTATAGCCGCGGAATTCTACCTTTTCCACGATGGGACGTTCTTTGACTTTGTATACGAGCACCAGTCCCTGTTCGGTCTGACGATACACGGGAACCACACTGGCGAACCAGCGCGTGGCAAATAACAGGCGGACGTCTTCAAGAACCATGTCGCGTGTGGCGGGACGGCCACGTTGAATTTTCGTTTTCTGGAGAATGGCGAGTGCAGGAATTGATTCGTTGCCTTCGACGCGGACATCAAAGATTGACTGATTCAGATCGATAGAACGCTTCTGTGGTTCCTGCGCGCTAACGGAATCAATCAGCGGAATGATTCCGTTGATGCAGTTTCCGAAGATTATTATCTGTACCAGGATCAGGCTTAGAGCCAATCGCAATGCGTTGCCGCATCTGGTGTCAGACGAGACACCTCTTATCATGTCAGATCCAATTGTAAATATTGCGAGAAAAGATATGAGGTTCACATTCTTGTGACAGGTTGGAAATCACTTTTTCATTGTCCCGGCGACTCAGAGAGGATTTGAGAAACGGGACTGAAAGACAGGAAAGTTACCCTCCGATTCGAAGTGGGTTGCGTAGAAATAACGGAAAACGAAAACAGCCGCAAGACGAGTTTCCCGGCGTCATTCAGATTTGGCGGGTTCGTAGAGAAAAAATTACGCAGGCAGAGTTTGAAGCGTGTAAGACTTACAAAACCACGGGGATTTTCCGCTGCGCAGAGGGATTTTCGACCGCTATTTCATGAATCTGGAGAAGCTGGTCAAAGCGAGGAGTTCGAGCTAGTCGGCCGAAGACTGCAGGTGGCAGGCCACACAGGAGAGGACGACGCTGTGGGCCGATGCTTTCGTGCTGCGGGTCGATTTCTGCTGCTCGCTGCTGATGTTCTGATCCCGCTGGGCGATCCAGAGGCAGGGCTCCTGAGCAGGCAGGCTGGCTGCTGCTCCCACAGGCATCTTCTCGGAAGGAACATCCATGGAAATTCCCCAGCCCAGAACGAAACCGACGAACAGCACCAGGGCGGCCTGCAGCATTCGTTTGCGCTGGATGATTGCCGGGGAGACTTCGGTACTCGGCTGGCTGAGTCCAACTTCAGCGCTCAACCGGGTTGCCGCCTGTTCAGCAATCCGTACTGCTTCCGGCGAGAGGAACGGTTTTCCACCAGACGTAAAGCCGGTGTCATTTTGAGAATCACCCTGGTGTGTAAAATGGGCGTCGAACAGGGCCAGCTCTTCTTCAGAGAGATCATTTCCGTCTGAGAGTTTCTGGAACGAGGTCAGCGCGGGCGCGAGCGTTTCCTGCATCTGCCGACAACGGGGACACATCTGCAGGTGCCACTGCAGTTCGTCACAGTTATAGTCCGCAGGATGAGTCATTAATTCAAAAGCTTCGTCACAATTCATGAGACTTCTCCTTCTGAAGGGGTCTCTTCAGAAAAACGCTGAGCGAGTTGAAGCAATCCATTTTTCACACGTATTTTTGCAGCCGAAAGACTGCATTCCATCGTCAGAGCAATTTCAGAGAATTTCAGGCCTCCAAAAAACCGCAGACGGAGTGCATCCGCCTGGACTTCCGGCAGATCAGCCAGGTAAGCCACCAGCAGTTCAAACTGCTCGGTTCTGAGAGCGGTCTGCAGGGGTGTTTCGGTCGAACTGGGCTCGGGAATCCTGATTTCTTCGCTGGTTCCCAATGCAGACCGCACGACTTCGCGGGGTTGCTTCATTTCCCGCTTGTAATGCCGACGACAGAGGTTCAGGAAGATCGTCCAGAGCCAGGTTGAAAAGGCAAAGGCAGGATTGTAAGTCTCCCGGGCCGCATAGGCAGCCAGGAATGCTTCCTGCACGAGGTCCTCCGCGGCACATTGGTTCCCGTATTTGCTCCAGGCGAAGCGTAACAGACGCTGACGATAGCGCAACACAAGTTCGTCGAACAGGAGATATTCTCCTGCACAGACGCGCTTCATGATGGCGGCATCGTCCAGTTTCTGATTCATGGCTTACCAGGTTACCGAAGTAAAACGGCCGAAAAGGGAGGAACGACCTGTGCGGAAATCCACACAGGCCCGTTCCTGATTTTAGCGGTAAGAGTCACTCCGATGCAACCGGAACTCGCGAATCTGGAGTGAAAATGAACTCGAGTCAGGACTGCAGTTCGACGCCGATCTGATAGATCTCTTCGGTATCGAGAACGAGATCATTGGCTTCGAAGAGTTTACGGATGGCGGCTTTGTGAATTTTCATCTTAGTCCCGCCGACCCCGATGGCACCGTAACAGATTTTTCCATCCCGCTCAGTGGCCTTGTCCATGACGTCGACCTCTTCGATGCCGGCAGGTGGAACTGCGTTTAAGTCGATGACGACCTTGAGATTCTTCAGGGGCTTCCAGCAGGCTGCGGGGAGCAGTTTGACGCCGGCTGCTCCGGCAGCGATGATCAGGCTGGTCTCCTGGTTGACGGCTTCCAGTTGTTTGTGGTCTTTCAGCGACAGCGGTTGCAGCCGGGCGTCTTCGACGAGTCCGGCAATCGCATCACAGGCAGCCTGGGCTCGTTCTTCCGAGCGGGAGGCGAGGACCACTTCAGCGCCACGACGGGCCAGCAGTTGTGCCGCGCGGAGACCGACGGGGCCGGTGCCGCCGAGCACCAGCGCTTTGGTTTGGGAGAAATCGAGATGCTTGCCTGCCGCGAGCACGGCTGCAGCTGCGGTGGTATTGCAACCATTGGAATCCATCATGACCGAAACCCGCACGGGTCCAAAGAAGGTCTCCTGAACTTTTCGCAGCAGGTTTTCACCCGAATGGGTATCACTGCCACCGATGAAGAGTGCGGTGTTTTTGAGATCTTCCGGTCCGCGGGTAAACATGGCACCATGCACGAGTGCTTCGACGTTGACGGGAGTTACTTCGTGATAGCTCATCAATTCATCCACGCCGGCATCAATGGCGACGACGCGATCAAACGTGCTGGCATGCTGACTGGAATCCAGTTGAATCAGTATTTTTTTCATGAGAGTTCTGCAACCTGATCAATGCGAAACTGACAAATGGAAAAACCCCTGTTCGATGTGAACAGGGGTCTGAATTCGATCTATCCACTTAGAGCGGAATGATCAGCCGGCGTAGAAGGGGTGAGATGCTTCACTCTTCTTGGCGATCATTTCATCAGCAGAAGGCTCATTCTTCATGGCCCGTGCGATGGCTTCCTTGGTGGCTTCGTAGTTGTAATCGAAGATCTTCTTGTCGTCGTCAGCTTCCCAGTGGATGAAGACACCACAGACGATGACCAGCTCTTCGCACTGATCTTTAGGGATGACGCCTGCTTCAACGCTGTCTGCAACAGCTTTAGCGACGGCATACTGGGCAGGACCAAACATCTGAACGGCCTGCTTGGCACCTTTGATGGTCACTTTGGTAACCATGACGGTTGCGGGCTTAACGGCCAGGTTGGGTGTCAGAACAGCGAGCAGGTTGCTGTGACCCATTTTCTGGCTGGACAGGGCGTTTGCAAAGGCGGTCCCGACGGGGCCGTTTTTGTCACCAATCAACAGATCGATATGAGCAACTTCATTACCTTCACCGACAAGCGACTCACCGACAAACATAGACATTCTTCGTTCTCCATTTCATATGAGGTTTGCTTCGATATGCTTTCAGCACAATTTGAAAACGGATCACGAATACCGCAGTCCTGAACGGACGGCGAAACAAACTGCGAAAGTCAGGTTCGCCTTGGATCATTCGTAGCCTGTATCAAGTAATAACAATTTAAGAACCGGATTGCCAGTAAACGGCTGACATTCAGTTTAAATCCTCATAAAATTATCATGTCTCCAGGACCAATCCCGCTCTCATGAATATTCGATCCACACATTCCGAAACTGATACTGCTGCCCTGCTGATTGTGGGTGCCAGCACACGGGCTGCTGCCGCCTCTGCGGTCCGCGCCGGCGTGCGCCCGATATGCGTCGATCAGTATGGCGATCAGGATCTGCATGCCATAGCGCGTGTGATCCCTCGGACATCTTCATCGGAAGACTGGC
Proteins encoded in this window:
- a CDS encoding RNA polymerase sigma factor — translated: MNQKLDDAAIMKRVCAGEYLLFDELVLRYRQRLLRFAWSKYGNQCAAEDLVQEAFLAAYAARETYNPAFAFSTWLWTIFLNLCRRHYKREMKQPREVVRSALGTSEEIRIPEPSSTETPLQTALRTEQFELLVAYLADLPEVQADALRLRFFGGLKFSEIALTMECSLSAAKIRVKNGLLQLAQRFSEETPSEGEVS
- a CDS encoding NADP-dependent methylenetetrahydromethanopterin/methylenetetrahydrofolate dehydrogenase; protein product: MKKILIQLDSSQHASTFDRVVAIDAGVDELMSYHEVTPVNVEALVHGAMFTRGPEDLKNTALFIGGSDTHSGENLLRKVQETFFGPVRVSVMMDSNGCNTTAAAAVLAAGKHLDFSQTKALVLGGTGPVGLRAAQLLARRGAEVVLASRSEERAQAACDAIAGLVEDARLQPLSLKDHKQLEAVNQETSLIIAAGAAGVKLLPAACWKPLKNLKVVIDLNAVPPAGIEEVDVMDKATERDGKICYGAIGVGGTKMKIHKAAIRKLFEANDLVLDTEEIYQIGVELQS
- the fae gene encoding formaldehyde-activating enzyme → MSMFVGESLVGEGNEVAHIDLLIGDKNGPVGTAFANALSSQKMGHSNLLAVLTPNLAVKPATVMVTKVTIKGAKQAVQMFGPAQYAVAKAVADSVEAGVIPKDQCEELVIVCGVFIHWEADDDKKIFDYNYEATKEAIARAMKNEPSADEMIAKKSEASHPFYAG